The Rhododendron vialii isolate Sample 1 chromosome 1a, ASM3025357v1 region CTCATGCGTGGAAACCCACAACATGAGGTTTAAAGCAGGGAGTTCAAAGTTTGGATTGAGATAAAATTAAACTGAAAGTGGTTATGAAAGAAAAGGTCCCTCATAGGTTCTTTAGCAATATATGGACACTCGAAGTGCTAACAAAGGACGGACGTGTAccagaaattttgttaaccacAGCACGAGCTTTCTCAGCACGCTTCAAAACAATGTGAGTACCTCTTCCAGCATTATAACGGTTATCATCCTATGAAAGGATAACATATTTTAGAATAATGTAGGGAAcgggaaaattttgaaatggaagCAGGTTTGCGGATGCGAAAAAAGATCATATCAAACCCTGTTGTACTCCTCTAGCCAGCACTCTTCTTCACATGCAGCCAACCACATCTCAACCTTGTCAAGTATGTCTTTCCTACCAAAGGCTTCCTCTTTAACGTTTGCAATCTGCAGCTCAATATGCTCCAGCACATACAAGGGGTCCACAATTCCTACAAGAAGTCAAAATTTCTATACTAACAGGACAGTAATGAGATAACCTCTTGTTGTTGGGAAAAAAACCCCGATGAAGTAtgatttcatattttttaatggcCAGAGGTAAAGTCAAAAGGGATCCTAAAATTTTGTACATAATATGTCTAACAAGAGCTGTTTTCTGCTACATAGAAACAGATTTGAGGTTACACTGTTCTCTCATCACTAGCATATGCCTGATATTGGTCTCATGGAAATTTACAAAGCGACTCTCAGTAGGTGAAACAATCCCCTCAAGAAATCAATACAAATTTGGTTAGCACTAGTCTTCTAGGTGAATAACAGGGGTTAGACAGTTACCAGATTCTATAGCTTCAGCTGAATAATCCACTGCACCTTGAGCTTCCGCAACCATGTGTGCCTTCCGGCACAACTCCTCTAGATCCAACATCTTTCTCAAAATAACCTCCTTTATTTTGCTTGATTTCAATTGTTGCAGCCTTGAGACTTCTGACTCAGCCTGTCGAGAAACATTATCTAAATATGCAACACCCACTATAGATAATTTGTAACCAAAGTGTCAAAATGAAGACATACATAGTTGATGAAATCCAAAGTGAGAGCGTTGGGTTCTGTGATTTCATCTGCTGGAACAGCTATGTTCTTTGTAACATTCTGAAACACAAGTTGCTCCTCAACTGGGGTATCCATTAGGCTCCAAAGCTCCACCATAGTAGTTGCAAGATCTTGAAGCTGAAGCAGCTCCAAGGGTGAGTAAAACGGGCAGAAAATTGAGTCAGCATAATTGAATGAGGCACAAACTTTCAACCAGCACCAACCTCTCGCAATCTCTGTATCTTGACCTCTCGCAACCTTTGAATTCCAGTGGAAAATTTTTCCATTGTTTTCatacttaaattttttgtgcCTTTGGAGTCATCCAGAGAGGGATGAATCTCTTTAATTGTTTCTTCAAAATCCATACCAAGCACCACGCATAGTGAATTCAAACTATTCAGATGATCCAGCACCTGCTTCAGACGGTCACTCTGCAGGTGAAATCAACAATACCCAGTCAAAGATGATCTTACTCTAGCTCACCTAGCGAAGTCTACAAATGGAAACTGCAGCCGGTCTGACATAACTGTAAATTTCTTCCTTCTTGTTGTGAGACAATACCCAGTCAAAGAAGATCTTACTGTAATTTAACCAGTGAAGTCTACAAATGGAAACTGCAGACAGTTGCCAAGTAATTGTAGAATTTCTTGTCTTTGCATATTGCATAGGAACTTAAACCTCATTTCCATTCATGGTCATGGACATCTTCGTACTTCTAACAACCACTAGATGTGTTACTTCCTCAAGCCTACCACTACCACTTGATTATCAGATGTTCTCATTTCAGGTATTAAATTTGTACCTCAACAAGATCAACCACATAAATGCATAAGTATAAATTGCATATAGGACCTTTTCCTTTTGGAGAGCAAGCAAATGAGTGTGTAATTCCTCTAGTCTTTTCAAAGACAGATCACTCTCATTAAGAACCACCATGCACAAACTATCTTCCATGGACACACAAATCTCCTTTGAGATGTTCTTTATTTGATCTGTAACTTCAACAAACTGATTCCTCCTCTCAACTTTTCTCTTCCGCATGTCCTCTAGTAGGGGCACGATGGCTTCAAGCTCTTCTTTCAAGCTTCCAGCATTCTGttcaaaacataaaacaaatttAGAAAAGTGTTCAAAAGTTAaataaagaaattcaaaaaaatgagtaaTCTTGTCCATCCTAACCTGCCTCATATGTAACGGTCGCTCACCCATTGCAGAACAGATGTATGCAACTTCTGCTTC contains the following coding sequences:
- the LOC131330322 gene encoding 65-kDa microtubule-associated protein 3-like: MEKTCGSLLSELQKIWDEVGEPECEKDKMLLELERECLEAYRRKVDQANECRARLQKVVADSEAEVAYICSAMGERPLHMRQNAGSLKEELEAIVPLLEDMRKRKVERRNQFVEVTDQIKNISKEICVSMEDSLCMVVLNESDLSLKRLEELHTHLLALQKEKSDRLKQVLDHLNSLNSLCVVLGMDFEETIKEIHPSLDDSKGTKNLSMKTMEKFSTGIQRLREVKIQRLRELQDLATTMVELWSLMDTPVEEQLVFQNVTKNIAVPADEITEPNALTLDFINYAESEVSRLQQLKSSKIKEVILRKMLDLEELCRKAHMVAEAQGAVDYSAEAIESGIVDPLYVLEHIELQIANVKEEAFGRKDILDKVEMWLAACEEECWLEEYNRDDNRYNAGRGTHIVLKRAEKARAVVNKISAMVEAMTSKATEWEKEQGVEFSYDGVSLLSMLEKYTILKQEKELERQRQRDQKRLQGQLLAEQEVLFGSKPSPTKSGKKVSRISTGNTSSRRLSLGGVMLQTSIAEKTAPPAPSMLKKSDSVKHHSTQNHQKSGSSADPSSGKKTQEICGIQSKKRTYNASKAHDTVRKPLSPVNSSFISKSNASNIQDPNTPQNEASQKTLPTYKTPVASPAKVIASIEEDEVKTPRTMPIPPPTTPPTTVSVAMHTVTTPATPFVPCYGEEVEYSFEERRAGFILPKSYLRSFLQFHSEA